A single Gemmatimonadota bacterium DNA region contains:
- the speA gene encoding biosynthetic arginine decarboxylase — translation MAGWGQGFFRVNAEGHVAVHPDPKNGPALDLYRLALDLNAQGVQLPLLIRFSDILRSRIELLAHEFKRAIDEFGYTGHYNTVYPIKVNQQRHVIEEIVQFGAPFGLGLECGSKPELQAVMGITDRADHLIVCNGYKDEEFLRFALMAQKLGHRVFIVLEQLNELDVVLKMADELGVEATIGVRIKLATEGAGRWAKSGGEKSKFGLSAPQLLRLLERLKELGKQDMLKMLHFHLGSQITDIRYIKAALEEIGRFYAEIREMGFDLSHLDVGGGLGVDYEGSRTTRAASMNYTPREYANDIIYGLGTICKEQNMPMPNIISESGRALTAHHALLLINVTDVEAQTEPQVPPLREAPHRVLVELHENLESLTLDRVEEAFHDAIAAKERVQELFASDAISLRELADIEELYLCTINAIAKLIASDRAAFPEVVNHIESALVDRYFCNFSIFQSLPDNWAIDQLFPIMPIHRLDEEPIRRGTLQDATCDSDGVIDRFAGGRKGKPCLELHPHRPGEPYILGIFLTGAYQEILGDLHNLFGDTNAVHIRATETGYEITDLVHGDTVTEVLNYVQFSGSDLLANFRRKVSNAQSLSRAEANAYIADYVAGLEGYTYLEGDIPIAEPVR, via the coding sequence ATGGCCGGGTGGGGGCAGGGGTTTTTTCGGGTCAACGCTGAGGGGCATGTGGCCGTTCATCCCGACCCGAAAAATGGCCCGGCGTTGGACCTGTACCGGCTCGCCCTCGATCTCAACGCCCAGGGTGTCCAGCTGCCCCTCCTGATCCGTTTCTCCGACATTCTCCGGTCCCGCATCGAATTGTTGGCGCACGAGTTCAAACGGGCCATCGATGAGTTCGGCTATACCGGCCACTACAACACGGTGTACCCGATCAAAGTCAATCAACAGCGCCACGTGATCGAGGAAATCGTCCAGTTCGGAGCGCCGTTTGGGCTCGGTCTCGAATGCGGGAGCAAGCCGGAACTCCAGGCCGTGATGGGGATCACCGACCGGGCGGACCATTTGATCGTCTGCAACGGGTACAAGGACGAGGAGTTTCTTCGGTTCGCTCTCATGGCGCAGAAACTCGGCCACCGGGTGTTCATTGTGCTCGAGCAGCTCAATGAACTTGATGTGGTGCTGAAGATGGCCGACGAACTCGGCGTCGAGGCCACGATCGGCGTCCGGATCAAACTCGCCACCGAAGGCGCCGGACGGTGGGCCAAGAGCGGCGGGGAGAAGTCAAAGTTCGGTCTGAGTGCCCCGCAATTGCTCCGGCTCTTGGAACGGCTGAAGGAGCTTGGCAAGCAGGACATGCTCAAGATGCTGCACTTCCACCTGGGCAGTCAAATTACCGACATTCGGTACATCAAGGCCGCCCTCGAAGAGATCGGGCGGTTCTACGCCGAGATCCGGGAAATGGGTTTTGACTTGTCGCATCTCGATGTCGGCGGCGGACTCGGAGTCGACTACGAGGGATCTCGAACGACCCGGGCGGCGAGCATGAACTACACGCCCCGCGAGTATGCCAATGACATCATTTACGGTTTGGGCACCATCTGCAAAGAGCAGAACATGCCGATGCCGAATATCATTTCGGAGTCGGGCCGGGCGCTGACGGCCCATCATGCCTTGCTGCTGATCAACGTCACCGATGTCGAGGCGCAGACCGAGCCGCAGGTGCCGCCGCTCCGGGAAGCCCCCCACCGGGTTTTGGTCGAGCTGCACGAAAATCTCGAATCCCTGACGCTTGACCGGGTCGAGGAAGCCTTCCACGATGCGATCGCGGCTAAAGAACGGGTCCAGGAACTGTTCGCGAGCGACGCCATCTCCCTCCGGGAGCTGGCCGATATCGAAGAGCTCTATCTCTGCACCATCAACGCCATCGCCAAGCTGATTGCATCCGACCGGGCCGCGTTCCCGGAGGTCGTCAATCATATCGAGTCGGCGCTGGTCGATCGGTACTTCTGTAATTTCTCGATCTTCCAGTCGCTCCCGGACAACTGGGCCATCGATCAACTCTTCCCGATCATGCCGATCCATCGGCTCGACGAGGAGCCGATCCGCCGGGGAACCCTCCAGGATGCGACCTGTGATTCGGATGGGGTCATCGACCGGTTCGCCGGCGGGCGGAAGGGCAAACCGTGCCTTGAGCTCCATCCCCATCGGCCGGGCGAACCCTACATTCTCGGGATCTTCCTGACGGGCGCCTATCAAGAGATTCTGGGCGACCTCCACAATCTGTTCGGCGACACCAACGCCGTGCACATTCGGGCCACCGAGACCGGGTATGAGATTACCGACCTGGTTCACGGCGACACCGTGACCGAAGTCCTCAACTACGTCCAGTTTAGCGGGAGCGATCTCCTCGCCAACTTCCGCCGCAAAGTGTCGAATGCCCAGAGCCTGAGTCGCGCGGAGGCCAACGCCTACATCGCCGATTATGTCGCCGGGCTCGAGGGGTACACCTACCTGGAAGGCGATATTCCGATCGCCGAGCCGGTCCGGTAA
- a CDS encoding UPF0182 family protein, with translation MSPGSRGTPTWKAIFRSPSRSGKRTQGFSMSARRLGLMFGIATLLAIVVVFPLGSRALTDWWWFKETGYQVVFTTELATTAALFTAVGLVSAWVVYLNLRIAQRGLVPYPVTVGAIGQGPVVNLATLLGRLTVPVSLGVGLLFGFAVTPAWQVVLAALHRTPFGAVDPVFSHDIGFYVFILPALSAGLTLASSLIVICLLVLLPVYWTRGDIILRPRVVRIEPSAGIHLGVVLAAVLVIWALQLWFVDAPSLVFSNTGPLIGASYTDLHARLPAIRLSAVVALIGAGLVGVGAALRRLPRYALVALGGYLAVAFVGRGLIPLAIQKLVVAPTELTRESTYLGYHIDATRRAWGLDSVDVRELQGEASLSLADIRANAPTIDNVRLWDRDPLLQTFGQLQEIRTYYDFVSVDDDRYWIDGKYRQVLLSPRELNPASLPTRTFINERLTFTHGMGLTLAPVNQVTIEGLPVLFIKDLPPASTGSLKVTRPQIYYGEMEGGYAFVGTKQREFDHPAGDANVYSVYSGSGGIRVGNLLRRLALAARFGSSEILFSQDITSQSRVLFHRNIKERASLALPFLRFDQDPYLVIAADGTLVWILDAYTSTSRYPYSQRLTDGTSYMRNAVKVVIDAYDGSIKAYVSAPSDPLIQTWAKIFPGIFLPLDQLPADLRSHLRYPDEIFRIQTSLYSTYHMEAPEDFYRREDQWQIPVVAETSGSVPFMRHMVMRLPEESKAEFVYMVPFTPRGKDNLAAWMVARNDGDVYGKLRVYQLSRQSLVYGPQQIENRINQDTEISRQVSLWDQRGSKVIRGDLLVIPIEKALLYVQPLYLQAEGGRIPELKRVVVAYQNQVVMQETLEGALAELFGGSTESPARPTDPTTAVARGAESTQSSDSSALIAEARRRFTNAIQAQRDGDWARYGEEIKQLGQILERLEAAKARP, from the coding sequence ATGTCGCCGGGCTCGAGGGGTACACCTACCTGGAAGGCGATATTCCGATCGCCGAGCCGGTCCGGTAAACGGACCCAAGGATTCTCGATGTCTGCGCGTCGGCTGGGCCTCATGTTCGGGATCGCCACTCTGCTGGCGATCGTGGTGGTCTTTCCACTCGGGAGCCGGGCGCTCACCGACTGGTGGTGGTTCAAGGAAACCGGGTACCAGGTCGTCTTCACGACCGAACTGGCGACGACGGCGGCCCTCTTTACGGCCGTGGGTCTCGTCAGTGCGTGGGTGGTCTACCTCAATCTCCGGATCGCCCAGCGAGGCCTGGTTCCGTACCCTGTGACGGTCGGCGCGATTGGCCAAGGGCCGGTGGTCAATCTCGCCACGCTGCTGGGCCGGCTGACGGTGCCGGTGTCGCTCGGCGTCGGCCTCCTGTTCGGGTTCGCGGTCACCCCGGCATGGCAAGTGGTGCTTGCCGCCCTTCATCGGACGCCCTTTGGGGCGGTCGACCCGGTGTTTTCGCACGACATCGGCTTCTATGTCTTTATCCTGCCGGCCCTCTCCGCGGGGCTCACGCTCGCGTCCAGTCTGATCGTGATCTGCCTCCTGGTGCTTCTCCCGGTCTATTGGACCCGGGGTGACATCATTCTCCGGCCGCGGGTTGTTCGGATTGAACCCTCCGCGGGTATTCATCTCGGCGTCGTCCTCGCGGCCGTGCTCGTCATCTGGGCCCTCCAACTCTGGTTCGTGGACGCACCGAGTCTGGTGTTCTCGAACACGGGGCCCCTGATCGGCGCGAGCTACACCGACTTACATGCCCGGCTCCCGGCGATCCGTCTCTCGGCGGTCGTGGCCCTGATCGGCGCTGGATTGGTTGGGGTGGGGGCGGCCCTCCGCCGACTCCCGCGCTATGCCCTGGTGGCCCTGGGCGGCTATCTCGCGGTGGCGTTCGTTGGCCGAGGGCTGATTCCGCTCGCGATTCAAAAGCTCGTGGTCGCGCCAACCGAGTTGACCCGGGAGAGCACCTATCTCGGGTATCATATCGACGCGACCCGGCGAGCGTGGGGACTCGACAGCGTGGACGTCCGGGAGCTCCAGGGCGAAGCCAGCCTCAGCCTGGCCGACATCCGGGCCAACGCGCCCACGATCGACAACGTCCGGCTGTGGGACCGCGATCCGCTGCTCCAAACCTTCGGCCAGCTCCAGGAAATCCGGACCTACTACGATTTCGTCTCGGTCGATGATGACCGGTATTGGATTGATGGCAAGTACCGGCAGGTGCTCCTCTCGCCCCGGGAGCTCAATCCAGCGTCGCTGCCGACCCGGACCTTCATCAACGAGCGGCTGACGTTTACCCACGGCATGGGACTGACGCTTGCACCGGTCAATCAGGTCACCATTGAAGGCCTGCCGGTCTTGTTTATCAAGGACCTGCCACCCGCCTCGACCGGCTCGCTGAAAGTCACCCGGCCCCAGATCTACTACGGCGAAATGGAGGGCGGCTACGCCTTCGTCGGGACCAAACAACGAGAATTCGATCACCCCGCCGGTGACGCCAACGTCTATTCGGTGTATAGCGGTTCCGGAGGGATCCGGGTCGGCAACCTATTGCGGAGGCTGGCTCTGGCGGCCCGGTTCGGCAGCTCGGAGATTCTCTTTTCGCAGGACATCACGAGTCAGAGCCGGGTGCTCTTTCACCGGAACATCAAGGAACGGGCCTCCTTGGCGCTCCCGTTCCTGCGGTTCGACCAGGACCCCTATTTGGTCATTGCCGCTGATGGGACGCTGGTCTGGATTCTCGATGCCTACACCAGCACCAGCCGGTACCCGTACTCCCAGCGTTTGACCGACGGCACGAGCTACATGCGGAACGCGGTCAAGGTGGTGATTGACGCGTACGATGGGTCGATCAAAGCCTACGTCAGTGCGCCGTCCGATCCGCTGATTCAGACGTGGGCCAAGATTTTTCCCGGAATCTTTCTCCCCCTCGACCAGTTGCCGGCCGACCTCCGGAGCCACCTCAGGTACCCCGACGAGATCTTCCGGATTCAGACCTCGCTCTACTCGACCTACCATATGGAGGCGCCCGAGGACTTCTACCGCCGGGAGGATCAGTGGCAAATTCCAGTAGTGGCCGAGACCAGTGGATCGGTGCCGTTCATGCGCCATATGGTGATGCGTTTGCCGGAGGAGTCCAAGGCCGAGTTCGTCTACATGGTACCGTTCACGCCCCGGGGGAAGGACAACCTGGCCGCCTGGATGGTGGCCCGGAACGACGGCGACGTCTACGGTAAACTTCGGGTGTACCAGCTCTCGCGCCAGAGTCTCGTCTACGGGCCCCAACAGATTGAGAACCGGATCAATCAGGATACCGAGATTTCCCGCCAGGTGTCGCTCTGGGACCAGCGCGGCTCCAAGGTCATCCGAGGCGACTTGTTGGTGATCCCGATCGAGAAGGCGCTGCTGTACGTCCAGCCGCTCTACCTCCAGGCGGAAGGGGGCCGGATCCCCGAGCTCAAGCGGGTGGTCGTTGCCTATCAGAATCAGGTGGTCATGCAGGAGACGCTGGAGGGGGCTCTGGCGGAGCTCTTTGGCGGTTCGACGGAATCTCCCGCCCGCCCAACGGACCCGACCACCGCCGTAGCTCGTGGTGCAGAGTCAACACAGTCGTCGGACTCGTCGGCCCTGATTGCGGAAGCCCGGCGGCGGTTTACCAATGCGATTCAGGCGCAGCGGGACGGAGACTGGGCAAGGTATGGCGAGGAGATCAAACAACTCGGGCAAATCCTCGAACGCCTCGAGGCGGCGAAGGCCAGGCCGTAA
- a CDS encoding ferritin translates to MRITVHMQKALNEQIAKEFGASYLYLSMAAYFAEKNFNGFANWMRMQASEETNHALKLFQFVEDRGGRVTLEGIDRPPPDFPSPIAVFEHARDHETKVSAGINQLFELAATDKDWATQATLQWFITEQVEEEKTSSEIVATLRMIGDNASGLYMFDKELGRRGSSD, encoded by the coding sequence ATGCGAATCACCGTGCACATGCAGAAGGCCCTGAACGAGCAGATTGCTAAAGAGTTCGGCGCCTCCTACCTCTACCTCTCGATGGCCGCCTACTTCGCCGAAAAGAACTTCAATGGGTTTGCCAATTGGATGCGGATGCAAGCCTCGGAAGAAACCAATCACGCCTTGAAGCTGTTCCAGTTCGTCGAGGACCGCGGTGGCCGGGTCACGCTGGAAGGTATCGACCGGCCGCCGCCGGATTTCCCCTCGCCGATCGCCGTGTTCGAACACGCCCGCGACCACGAGACCAAGGTCTCCGCCGGCATCAACCAACTGTTCGAACTCGCGGCCACCGACAAGGACTGGGCCACCCAGGCCACTCTCCAGTGGTTCATCACCGAACAGGTCGAAGAGGAGAAGACCTCCTCTGAAATCGTGGCCACGCTCCGGATGATCGGCGACAACGCCTCGGGGCTCTACATGTTCGACAAGGAGCTGGGCCGGCGCGGCTCCAGCGACTGA
- the queF gene encoding NADPH-dependent 7-cyano-7-deazaguanine reductase QueF → MATAEGRTVPFVGPEHIDVARLETFAYEGPDQDIVTETREFSAVCPYSGLPDFATLTIAYTPGACCIELKSLKYYVTSYRNVGIFQEHATARIAEDLFRVLAPKRLTVKTLYNIRGGFETTCSVTLPR, encoded by the coding sequence ATGGCGACAGCCGAAGGACGTACCGTCCCCTTTGTGGGCCCCGAACATATCGATGTGGCCAGGCTCGAGACCTTCGCCTACGAGGGCCCGGACCAAGACATCGTGACCGAAACCCGCGAATTCAGCGCCGTCTGTCCCTACAGCGGGCTCCCTGACTTCGCCACCCTCACGATCGCCTATACCCCGGGCGCCTGCTGCATCGAGCTCAAGAGTCTCAAATACTACGTGACCAGCTATCGGAACGTCGGGATCTTCCAGGAGCACGCCACCGCCCGGATTGCCGAAGACCTGTTCCGGGTCCTGGCTCCCAAACGCCTGACCGTCAAGACCCTCTACAACATTCGCGGCGGGTTCGAGACGACCTGCTCGGTGACCCTACCCCGCTAG
- a CDS encoding TetR/AcrR family transcriptional regulator has product MTTIPAPPPDKERNASRSRELILDAAERLFAERGYAATSLNDVGREAGLSRATPGYFFGSKGELHHAVLERCFEAVRQAVRVGRDRALASGETPEVILAGAVSDYFDFVAARPTFVRLIQREALGDGRTLDGLPLSLVTGQEMISALTQELGLEEVEPAEVTHMLFSLIALTWFPHLQGETLGRVIGLDPTAPGFFARRKQHVTELLSGWLMARRSATHAR; this is encoded by the coding sequence ATGACAACGATCCCCGCCCCACCCCCAGACAAGGAACGGAACGCCTCTCGTTCGCGCGAGCTGATTCTCGACGCGGCGGAGCGGCTGTTTGCCGAGCGGGGCTACGCGGCCACCAGCCTGAACGACGTCGGCCGGGAAGCCGGGTTGTCGCGCGCCACGCCGGGCTACTTCTTCGGCTCCAAAGGCGAGTTGCACCACGCGGTACTGGAGCGGTGCTTCGAGGCGGTCCGACAGGCGGTCCGGGTGGGGCGGGACCGGGCCCTCGCCAGCGGAGAAACGCCCGAGGTGATCCTCGCCGGCGCCGTGTCGGACTATTTCGACTTCGTGGCCGCCCGGCCGACGTTCGTCCGGCTGATTCAGCGCGAGGCGTTAGGGGATGGCCGGACCCTCGATGGGTTGCCCTTGTCCTTGGTAACCGGCCAGGAAATGATCTCGGCGCTGACCCAGGAACTCGGTCTCGAGGAAGTCGAACCGGCGGAGGTCACCCACATGCTCTTCAGTCTGATCGCCCTCACCTGGTTCCCGCACCTTCAGGGCGAAACCCTCGGACGCGTCATTGGGCTCGACCCCACCGCGCCCGGGTTCTTTGCCCGCCGGAAGCAGCACGTGACCGAATTGTTGTCCGGCTGGCTGATGGCCCGCCGGAGTGCGACTCATGCCCGTTAG
- a CDS encoding citrate synthase, with translation MANSLTITDNRTGKSYEVPIAEGTIKAVDLRNIKTDADDFGLMTYDPAFMNTAACRSAITYIDGDKGILRYRGYPIEQLAEQATFLEVAYLLAEGELPTPAQLDKWTEDIRYHTYVHTNIIKFLEGFRYDAHPMGMMVGAVAAMSTFYPDAKHIDDSANRYVQRVRLMAKMPTLAAFIFRHSRGLPYEFPRNDLDYIGNYVNMMFSIGGQHQPNKVLQRALEILLILHADHEQNCSTSAVRSVGSSHVDPYSAVSAGVAALYGPLHGGANEAVLEMLDQIGHKKNIPAFIESVKNGEGRLMGFGHRVYKSYDPRAKLIKKTADDVFAETGLNPKLEIALELERIALEDEYFIKRKLYPNVDFYSGLIYQAMGYPTDYFTVLFAVGRLPGWLSQWEEMLKDKDQKIARPRQIYTGPDARDFVPIGQRK, from the coding sequence GTGGCCAACAGCCTCACTATTACCGACAACCGGACCGGCAAGAGCTACGAGGTCCCGATCGCCGAGGGAACGATCAAGGCGGTGGACCTTCGCAACATCAAGACCGATGCCGATGACTTCGGGTTGATGACCTACGACCCCGCCTTCATGAACACGGCGGCGTGTCGGAGCGCGATCACCTACATCGACGGCGACAAAGGGATCCTCCGCTACCGAGGATACCCGATCGAACAGCTGGCCGAGCAGGCTACGTTCCTCGAGGTGGCCTATCTGCTGGCCGAGGGTGAGTTGCCGACACCGGCCCAGCTGGACAAATGGACCGAAGACATCCGGTACCACACCTACGTCCATACCAACATCATCAAGTTCCTCGAGGGCTTCCGCTACGACGCGCATCCGATGGGAATGATGGTCGGTGCGGTGGCCGCGATGTCCACGTTCTACCCCGACGCCAAGCACATCGACGACTCGGCCAACCGCTACGTCCAGCGGGTCCGCCTGATGGCCAAGATGCCGACGCTCGCGGCGTTCATCTTCCGGCATTCGCGGGGTCTGCCCTACGAGTTCCCCCGCAACGACCTCGACTACATCGGCAACTACGTCAACATGATGTTCTCGATCGGCGGGCAGCACCAGCCGAACAAGGTACTGCAGCGGGCGCTCGAGATTCTACTCATTCTCCATGCCGACCACGAGCAGAACTGCTCGACGAGCGCCGTCCGTTCGGTCGGGTCGTCGCACGTCGATCCGTATTCGGCGGTGTCAGCCGGGGTGGCCGCGCTCTACGGCCCGCTCCACGGCGGAGCGAACGAAGCCGTCCTGGAGATGCTCGACCAGATCGGCCACAAAAAGAACATTCCGGCGTTCATCGAGAGCGTCAAGAATGGCGAAGGCCGGCTGATGGGCTTCGGCCACCGGGTCTACAAATCCTACGATCCGCGGGCCAAGCTCATCAAGAAGACCGCCGACGATGTCTTTGCGGAGACCGGCCTCAACCCGAAACTCGAGATCGCGTTGGAGTTGGAACGGATTGCGCTCGAGGACGAGTATTTTATCAAGCGGAAGCTCTATCCGAACGTCGATTTCTACTCAGGGCTGATTTATCAAGCCATGGGGTACCCGACCGACTACTTCACCGTGTTGTTCGCCGTTGGGCGCCTGCCCGGGTGGCTCAGCCAGTGGGAAGAGATGTTGAAGGACAAGGATCAGAAGATTGCCCGGCCGCGCCAGATCTACACCGGTCCGGACGCCCGGGATTTCGTTCCGATCGGCCAGCGGAAATAA
- a CDS encoding acyl-CoA dehydrogenase, producing MTSVASNPVDSKNAPPASGRAAEQAARDLAEAAREIEWNPSFVKELFEGTLDLRLIHPYPEPKAEDVAQAKPFLDALEKFLLEHVDGDAIDRDGKVPPEVVLGLQQLGAFGIKIPTEYGGKGLSQLMYTRAVAMAASVCGNVTALLSASQSIGVPVPLKLFGTPEQKKKYFPQLAKGAISAFALTENNAGSDPAGLSTTATLSEDGKHWILSGEKLWCTNGTVADVMVVMARTGPKAITAFIVEANWPGIEVVNRLHFMGLRALENGLLRFHDVKVPVENVLWGEGKGLKLALITLNTGRLTLPASCVTGAKRLLEISRKWAGERVQWGQPIGKHDAIAQKLGRMASETFAMDAVSDLCSLLSDRPQTDIRLEAAIAKMWNSETGWRIVDDTLQIRGGRGYETADSLKSRGERPDPVERALRDWRINLIFEGSSEIMRLFIAREAVDTHLKVAGKLIDPRSSVGEKLGSLLKAGLFYAWWYPSQYFGWSLWPRYSEFGGLAKHLRFVNRASRRLARNLFHSMIRFGPRLEKKQAVLFRMVEIGAELFAISATVSKAQMMLKKDPSNRAAVELADLFCRQASRRVAVKFEEIFGNDDDQAYRLAQDVIARKHVWIEEGIAGWEG from the coding sequence ATGACCAGCGTCGCATCGAACCCCGTCGATTCCAAGAACGCGCCCCCGGCTTCCGGTCGCGCCGCCGAGCAGGCGGCCCGCGATCTTGCGGAGGCCGCCCGGGAAATCGAATGGAACCCAAGCTTCGTCAAGGAACTGTTCGAGGGGACACTCGACCTCCGGTTGATCCATCCCTACCCCGAGCCGAAGGCCGAGGACGTGGCCCAGGCCAAACCGTTCCTCGACGCCCTGGAGAAGTTCCTTCTGGAGCATGTCGACGGCGACGCCATCGACCGGGACGGCAAAGTGCCGCCGGAGGTGGTGTTGGGCCTCCAGCAGCTGGGCGCGTTCGGCATCAAGATCCCGACCGAGTATGGCGGCAAGGGGCTGAGCCAGTTGATGTATACCCGGGCCGTCGCGATGGCGGCGTCGGTCTGCGGCAACGTCACCGCTCTGCTTTCGGCCAGTCAATCGATCGGCGTCCCGGTACCACTCAAGCTGTTCGGCACGCCGGAGCAGAAGAAGAAATACTTCCCGCAATTGGCCAAGGGGGCAATCTCGGCGTTTGCGCTGACCGAGAACAACGCCGGGTCGGATCCCGCCGGGCTGTCGACGACGGCCACGCTCAGCGAGGACGGGAAGCACTGGATCCTCTCGGGCGAGAAGCTCTGGTGCACCAATGGGACCGTGGCCGATGTGATGGTGGTCATGGCGCGAACCGGCCCGAAGGCGATCACGGCGTTTATCGTCGAGGCGAACTGGCCCGGCATCGAAGTGGTGAATCGGCTCCACTTCATGGGGCTCCGGGCGCTCGAAAACGGCCTGCTCCGCTTCCACGATGTGAAGGTGCCGGTGGAGAACGTCTTGTGGGGCGAAGGCAAAGGGCTCAAACTCGCCTTGATTACGCTCAACACCGGCCGGTTGACGTTGCCGGCCAGTTGCGTCACCGGAGCCAAACGCCTGCTCGAGATTTCCCGGAAGTGGGCCGGGGAGCGGGTCCAGTGGGGCCAGCCGATCGGCAAGCACGACGCGATTGCGCAGAAGCTGGGCCGGATGGCCTCGGAGACCTTTGCGATGGATGCCGTGAGCGACCTCTGCTCGCTACTGTCCGACCGGCCCCAAACCGACATCCGCCTCGAAGCGGCGATTGCCAAGATGTGGAACTCCGAGACCGGTTGGCGAATCGTGGACGATACCCTGCAGATCAGGGGCGGCCGGGGCTATGAGACCGCTGATTCCTTGAAGAGCCGCGGTGAACGGCCCGACCCCGTTGAGCGGGCGCTCCGCGACTGGCGGATCAACCTGATCTTCGAGGGTTCGTCCGAGATCATGCGGTTGTTCATCGCCCGCGAAGCGGTCGACACCCACCTCAAGGTGGCCGGCAAGCTGATCGACCCCCGGTCGTCCGTCGGCGAGAAGCTCGGTTCGTTGCTCAAGGCCGGGCTCTTCTACGCCTGGTGGTATCCGAGCCAGTATTTCGGCTGGAGTCTCTGGCCGCGGTACTCGGAGTTCGGCGGGCTCGCGAAGCATCTCCGGTTCGTGAACCGGGCATCCCGTCGGCTGGCCCGGAACCTGTTCCACTCGATGATCCGGTTCGGCCCGCGGCTCGAGAAGAAGCAGGCCGTGCTGTTCCGGATGGTCGAGATCGGCGCCGAGCTCTTTGCGATCAGCGCGACGGTGTCCAAAGCCCAGATGATGCTGAAGAAGGATCCCTCGAATCGGGCGGCGGTTGAGCTAGCGGACCTCTTTTGCCGCCAGGCTTCTCGGCGGGTGGCGGTCAAGTTCGAGGAGATCTTCGGGAACGACGACGATCAGGCGTACCGGTTGGCGCAGGATGTCATCGCCAGAAAGCATGTGTGGATCGAGGAGGGCATTGCGGGGTGGGAGGGGTAA
- a CDS encoding TIGR01777 family protein, producing MRVAAGYLPDMIIERRTEIDSPAGEVFAWHARPGAFERLVPPWESVRLRAPHPGLVEGSRALLRLTVGPVTTDWVARHERVEPGRGFVDVQEKGPFARWRHEHRFEPLDAGRSALVDRIDVELPGGPLGELAEPFVRAKLRHTLRFRHDVTAADLALHRGFQSQPRLTVAVTGASGLVGRALVALLTTGGHPVVRLVRRPAEAGEIFWDPDTGRLDPAALGGVDAVVHLAGESIADGRWTEERKRRIRSSRIAGTTTLARAIAAASPRPRVLISASAVGWYGSRGDEILGEGAPAGTGFLADVGQAWERATTAAREAGVRVVHARFGIILSPAGGALGKMLVPFSLGAGATLGTGRQWTSWISLEDCVGALVHLLQTDVTGPVNVVAPEPVTNAEYTKTLGRVLHRPAWFGVPAPVLRLLFGELADEGLLASTRVAPSRLIDSGYHFRHTTLTAALEHELGRGPV from the coding sequence ATGCGAGTGGCGGCTGGCTATCTTCCAGACATGATCATCGAGCGCCGAACCGAAATCGACTCCCCGGCCGGGGAGGTCTTCGCGTGGCACGCGAGACCGGGGGCCTTTGAGCGGCTGGTCCCGCCCTGGGAGTCGGTCCGCCTCCGGGCCCCCCACCCAGGGCTCGTGGAGGGCAGCCGGGCCCTCCTTCGGCTCACCGTAGGCCCGGTGACCACCGACTGGGTAGCCCGGCACGAGCGGGTCGAGCCGGGCCGCGGGTTCGTCGACGTCCAGGAAAAGGGCCCCTTCGCCCGGTGGCGGCATGAGCACCGGTTCGAACCGCTCGACGCCGGCCGGTCGGCCTTGGTCGATCGAATCGACGTCGAGCTGCCCGGCGGACCGTTAGGCGAACTCGCCGAGCCCTTTGTCCGTGCCAAGCTCCGGCATACCCTGCGGTTTCGCCACGACGTCACCGCCGCGGACCTCGCCCTCCACCGAGGGTTCCAGAGTCAACCCCGGCTGACGGTTGCCGTAACCGGTGCCTCGGGACTCGTCGGCCGGGCGTTGGTGGCGTTGCTGACCACCGGCGGGCACCCCGTCGTTCGCTTGGTCCGGCGTCCGGCCGAAGCCGGGGAAATTTTCTGGGACCCCGACACCGGCCGGCTCGATCCGGCCGCGCTCGGCGGCGTCGACGCCGTGGTCCACCTGGCCGGCGAGAGTATCGCCGATGGTCGCTGGACCGAGGAGCGGAAACGCCGAATTCGGTCGAGCCGAATCGCGGGAACCACCACGTTGGCACGGGCCATCGCGGCCGCATCGCCCCGGCCTCGGGTTTTGATCTCGGCGTCGGCCGTTGGCTGGTACGGCAGCCGGGGTGACGAGATCCTCGGCGAAGGGGCGCCGGCCGGGACGGGATTCCTGGCGGACGTCGGTCAGGCCTGGGAACGAGCGACCACGGCGGCCCGCGAGGCGGGCGTCCGGGTGGTCCACGCCCGGTTCGGAATCATCTTGTCTCCCGCCGGCGGCGCCTTGGGTAAGATGCTGGTGCCGTTTTCCCTCGGGGCCGGCGCCACTCTCGGGACCGGCCGCCAATGGACCAGTTGGATCAGCCTCGAGGACTGCGTCGGAGCCTTGGTTCACTTGCTCCAGACGGACGTGACCGGGCCGGTCAACGTCGTCGCCCCCGAACCCGTGACCAACGCCGAATACACCAAGACCCTGGGCCGGGTCCTCCACCGCCCGGCGTGGTTCGGCGTCCCGGCGCCGGTGCTCCGCTTGCTGTTTGGCGAGCTGGCCGATGAGGGCTTATTGGCCAGCACCCGGGTTGCGCCGAGCCGGCTGATCGACTCCGGCTACCACTTCCGCCACACCACGCTGACGGCGGCGCTGGAACACGAGCTCGGCCGAGGCCCGGTATGA